The bacterium genome segment GCCTTTTCCGCGTCGGGCCCCGTGGCGCGGACCAGGAGTACCGTCCCCGGCGCCGCGCCCAGCGACATCACCCCCATCACACTCTTGGCGTTCACCCACGACACGTCCCCGTTGGTCCGGGCGATGGAGATATCCGCGTTGAATTTCTGGGCGACGCGGACAAAAATGGCCGCCGGGCGCGCGTGGAGGCCGAGTTTGTTGGACACGACGATTTCGATTTGGGGCATGGGTCCGCGGGATGGGGTGATGTTCCAGACGACCGCGCGATTTTATCAC includes the following:
- a CDS encoding HPr family phosphocarrier protein, with protein sequence MPQIEIVVSNKLGLHARPAAIFVRVAQKFNADISIARTNGDVSWVNAKSVMGVMSLGAAPGTVLLVRATGPDAEKALKSIRLLADKRFLEDHYLA